A DNA window from Pseudobdellovibrionaceae bacterium contains the following coding sequences:
- a CDS encoding carbamoyl phosphate synthase small subunit (catalyzes production of carbamoyl phosphate from bicarbonate and glutamine in pyrimidine and arginine biosynthesis pathways; forms an octamer composed of four CarAB dimers): MEKAYLFLEDGFYLTAVWHGNTDKVAVGEMVFNTSHSG, translated from the coding sequence GTGGAAAAAGCATACTTATTTTTAGAAGATGGTTTTTATTTAACAGCGGTTTGGCATGGAAATACAGACAAAGTAGCTGTTGGCGAAATGGTTTTTAACACCTCTCACTCGGGTTA